In the Primulina tabacum isolate GXHZ01 chromosome 15, ASM2559414v2, whole genome shotgun sequence genome, TTTTCTATCGGTACCAAGTTAAAATTTCCTAGGCAACAAAGATACTAGTCAAGTATTGAACAAAGCTACGAAAATAAAAGGTCTAGGAATCCAAAATGAATAGACATGTGAAAATTGCAAAACAGAGAAAACCAATCCCATTGAATACCACGGTAATATACAAATTTATTATGAATTCATTCCTTCGTGCATAAGAACCTTGTCCTCAATAAATACATCTCAAAAGATGATGGATAGGAAAAAAATCTTCACACGGTTCATTTGTCCAAAGAAAAACTTGATCATGTGACATTAAATGATCATCCTAACAAAATATGTATTTACAAGAGCAACGAGATTATCTGCATCCCTTTTGTGGTGCGATAAATAAAGcattaacaataaaaaacaaaacatacacacaaacacacacccCGTTTAATACAGCACACAGCCCTTCCCGTTTCAATTTCCATCTCTGAGGGAGGGAAACATTTTTCATCATCATTAGCAGTGAAATTTTTTATGTTCACAACTGGATAGGAGATAGTTACAATAAAAAGAATGCAAAACGATAGGAGGATGATGATACTTTAGCTTAAAACGTTGTAACCCAATAACATCAGAAAATTCAACAAGTGCCCTATTCAATGCACACAAAATTTTAATGTCAAACACACCTCTGGACTCCATACAGCACATTGCTGATGAACCCAAATTCCTGCTATACCAAGACGGTCATTGATAGGACCCAAAAGCCGTCCAAGCCATCCAGATTCATCACCAAATCCATCCCATGAATCATAACTATATTCATCTGAAGCAGATGACCCGCTATATGCCTCATTATCACTGCCCATCCCATCCAGTACAAGTAATTTAGGAGGCTTTCCATCAGTACCTCCCCCACATAAACCACAGCGTCTCCCTAGTTTAATTCTTGTTTTTCTGTCCACATCATCTAAAGCATTTTCTTTCCCATTTAAGTTTTTATATGTCTCATCTTCTGGAGGTTTATCATGATATCCATCACCTTTTTCTTGATCACTTGCAGCTCCCTCAACATCTGGTTGTTCAGGCACAACATCACATGCTAGGTTTTCAATTCCCAAATTTGGATACCCGATCTCAGTGTCAATATTGTTGTGATCTTCTCCCGATTCTGATTCCTTTTGGATGGCAGCCACTTCTCTCTCGTTCAAATCTGACGCTGAATTACCATTTTTTACTCCAATGTCACATCTTACTTCCGATTTGATTTCCATGTGTAACCTGTCTCCCTCATTCATCACTTCAAACACCTCATCCCTATTGCATTCTATATCATCCTTTCCACCATCTGCCGAACATATCTCATGTTCCTCATTTGCCAAAACATTGGAAGCTTTAATTCGTCCTGGCCTTTTCGACTTAACAATTGTCGATTTTTCATCTACTAATTCCACATTCTTATCATTACAACGAATTTCCATGTCTTCTCTAAATCCATCAAAATCATCAAATAGTTTCCTTTTATCCCTCAAAGAAGATTTCCCTCTTGATCTCCCAGAAAAACTTGTCCATTTTCCCTTGAATCTCAATCTTGAACCCCAAGCACCATTCTGTCCGTCCAGATTCCTAGAACTTGAGCAACGTGATTCATACTTCAGCCCATATTCTCTTCTTAATTTTTCAATACTACCAGCACCACGACCATTAACCTTTTGCCTCTTTTTAGGAGGCTGAGGCGATGAATCTAGTAATACAGGAGCTCTCCGAGATCTACTGCTCCTTCTGACTTCCGATTCCTTCTCTACATCATTAAACTGATTCGAATCAACATTTTGAACCCCTTGGTGACTCCTATTGTATGTTTTTTCACAGATTGCATCCAAGCTCTTATGCTTCTTCTTACCCTTAAACTTGTTCCTAAATTTCTTGTCCTTCCCAGTATTCACAACTGATTCAGACCGCGGTAATCGCATATCAAAGACCTCTAAACacgaaaataaaattataatataaactCCAACCTATCTCCTTTTTCCGTCTCAGTCTCCCTATATAATCCACACCACGCGACAAAAAATACAGCTCGTACAGGTTGATTCGATATCAAACTTATCTTTTTGTTCAAAGTATCTCGGGAAACGAGCAAAAAAGATACAATGAGGCAAAGAGAGACTGACCGTCCGATAAACTGATCATGCAGAAGAAGCCGAAAAAAACCCTAAAAGATTAATATTTCAACCCCAAATCTGTTCAGACAAAAAATCAGCATCGCAGATTCAAACCAGATTTTCAGAGTACATGGACATTTTCTCAGTTTTTCCCATTTTTAATGAGATGCCAATCGCCCTTGCGGATTTTTTGTTGGAGAAAGCTGTAACAGAATACCACTGGGGCGTGGGTGTATTAGAAAGAAGGGTTCCTAGTGTAAAACGGagaatatatacatattttttgGGTCTTCACCCACTCGAATTTTCAGCGCGTGGCTTCAAGCTCCAACATGATACAGCATGAGCCCAATTTGGTCCTTAGAAAAACCCCGATCTTCAGGGTTTATTTCATCATATTCACGTGAGTATTACTCACACGGTAGGATGGATGGCCAAAATTttttcatgcatatatatgacccacttttttttttgaaattgtatgtggCAAGATTTTACCCGTTGAAATGAAGTGAGGGTAGTGCCCACATAAGTAGGATCTTATTAACCGATCTTCAGTCAGATTCCGTTCATTATTGACAATCAAGTTGTTTTTTCTGCAAATATCAGTAATCAGGCTAGTAAATCGTATTTGACTGATATTAATATCTTATACAAAAGGAATGTCTTTGAAACATATATGTTTCACTACACGTGTTTTTTATCAATGTTATCCTAACCATATTGTCAACCTCCAGAATCTACCGCTGAAAAATATTAACATCGAATGGAAACGAACATAAAAAAAGTGATACGACACTCTAACACTAGTAAGTTATCTAATGGTGAAATCTAGTGTTCTGGTTAGGGGTGTCAATTTGggtgggttgggtcgggttgAACAAtaatactattcaaaaattggtcaacccgaacccaacccgaaAACTCTCAACCTGAACTCGAATCAACCCGATCAACTCGTATaatctgattttgatttttttataattttttttaaaaaaattaaataaaattcaaaaaaataatactaatattttaatttaaacacataataataaaatctttctcatatatatgatttaaatttgaaagtgtaatcgtagaaaaatataatatatttactaaatcaaacaaacaattgtttaaaaaaattcaaaataaatatcaaattatgaaaattgtatgatataaatatacaataaatattttaggcaatatttattaattatatatatttttaaaaaaataaaattttcgcGTCAACGCGAACCCAATCCAATTCGATAATTTTTTTTCGGGTCAGCTATCGGGATCTAATCCGATCTGATCCAAACCCGAAAACTCCAAATTCAATCCTGATTTTTTCCGAGTTTAATCGTGTCGAATTGGTAGGGTCGTATATAGAACACCGGACACCAAGCATGAGAAACAACTTGGTAGGggtatatttataattttgataataacgtcacaaaattaattaaaggcAGTTTTTACAACACACTGCTATAATAGTATAGTAGGATTTGTAATTTTGTATAGCACGACACGCGCTGATGCGGAAGAGTGAGGTTAGCTGCGTCAAtctgatttttcaatttttagtGCTAGTTTCCCACCGAACATTACCGCCAGATTGGGGTTTTTTTGATATCCTGTACATCTATCGTGCACACCTTCGTGAGCACCGATGAGGTATCACTCGCCCATTGGATGcgcaatttttctatatttcatcacatccaatgGGCAAGTGACACCTCATCGATACTCACAAAAATGTGCACGGTAGGTGTGCAGGATATcaaaacattatatatatatatatttggttaCAAATCTgtgtattaattttttatttcacatcaatcaaattattaattatttatcattcatcaatataaatatttaatttaaaattacattATTATCCttcatatatatgttttatttatattaattaattattaaaaaacaaaatcataatttatcattttatcataaatttagtcaatcaaatcaaacatattattatttattaaatattattcaatgtcaaatataatattttaataatcacaatattatttattatttcaaatcTCGTCAACTCAACTCCTGTCGAACTCAGATATTAAAAGTGTGATTTAAtagatatttttgaaataatttaaacatttcCATCAATAGGCTATCAGAGTATCATTGAAACCGAAATCAGCTGAAAAACACTCTATTCAAGAGCCAAAAAGAGTAATAAAATGTGAAAAGAGAAGGAAAACCGAAACACATTTCATGTTTCTGCACAATTTTTTGTTGCCATCGCAAGGGTGCCTGTTTGATGTTTTCATTCATTGATAAAAATTCTTGCGGCACTTCAGTCTCTGAACAAATTTAACGCTCAAATAGTGTGGCCAAAATAAGTTGAAGCCATTGAAACAAGAATACATAGGAATTCCAATTCTTTCAAAGTTTGAAAATTGCAAGACATATACAGACCTTATCCGACACCAAAACACAATCCCCTACCTAGCtcaatgtttttttaaaaaaactacctCACGCGATTTTGGAAGAGGAATTTAACGTTATCAGGAGCATCTGGGGATTTTCTGGCTGTTATTTTCAAAATGGCACCATCAGTAAGCATGTGTCGCAACACTCGTGCTATATTTCTTGCATCATCGATTCCAAGATGATGACTTCCTAATGGAGGAATCTGGAGTCCCCTCATCATTGAGAGCATTCCTGGTGCCTACATCCATAACGAGTGCAGCAAAACagcagaacacataataataggAGCAGAATTCGGCGATGTGTGTGGTGCAATATTGGAGACAAAAAACTTTATGTACTCACCCTTGTGTTGTAGAAGTTTAGGTACACGTCCTTTAGATTGATCCATTCCATAAAATATGGTGGGAGTTTCATGTTTGATACAGCACACTGACGGGGGATTGAGGTTTTCAAGTCCCAATTACCACTGGCGCATACAGAGTAATGTCATGTCAGATGGATGACCGAAACAAAATTATAGTGTTTCTTTCTTCTGGAAAGAAACATAAGCCCCAGCATATAATTTGCCTTCAAATTTTTTGACGATAAAAATCGATGTAATGTTGTGAATGTAACCTGGTTTATATAAAATATGAGTCTTCGTTTCAAATATTAAGATTACACTATTCACACTCAGATATTTAAGTAAGCATCTCACCAAATTACAAATGCTCCTTTCTCTAGACACCCACCTCGTTCATTTCCACATAATTTATGCTTATCTAGCCATGCTTCAAACTGCTCAATAACCTCTTCAAACTTTACAGCCGTATCGTGCCAAACACTGAGAATAATTAACAATGAATCAGTTTCTGTCATACCATTACCAAAAATAACAAATACAACACCATATAATTAGATGGGAGAACTACTTTGAGAAACTTATACAGAGAATCTTTAAGAAAGATTTAGGCAAAGGTAACCACGCAAAGGCCATGTGAAATCCTAAATCAACCATAAATTATGATTACTTAATAATAAACCTCGAGGATTTTACGTTGATAATGAATTTCCAGTTAAGAACATTGACAAAAGAAGGATAACAGCGTGACAAAATTCTGAATCAAAAGGCAATGATTAAGCAATCTATTAAATGATACTAATAACATCAAGTCAGCCATCAATATACTTAAAAAGATTGGTTTGTTTAAGACGGGGACTCTAGTGATTCAATATGGTTTTGCAGAATTTTCATCGCCTTAGAATCATGTCCTAGAGAAGCTACAGAGCTGTCATAAACTGGATCAGGAAATATCGTCTTCAAATTGTTAGAAAATGCAAATCCGTTTTGACACCAAGTGAACACGCATATCACTGCATGGAAATTACTATTAGAGAATCGAGAACATTTTTAGGGGATTAACTTCCCAGAATTGTGTGGTTATGTAGTATGGAGCTATCTTACGGAAGCATGATGCCCTATATATTCCCACAATTAAAATGCCTGAAAACTTTTGATCAAATTTCTCAAGGCAATGCCTACAGAACTAAGAACTTTACATGTACATAGATTTTTTATACATCCGACTATACCACTTTGGTAGTACGAGTTCTTTTCAATATTTAATTCCACAGTGGCTAGTTAAGTACAAATAGAATATAAAAACGCACCAGTGGATAATGGGTACAAAAGATGAGGGTTCTAAGCCAATAATTTGCTATTTTTACGTATTCAGTAAAGGATGGTAGAATGTTCAGTAACTCTAATGCACATGTTGCAGTCAGGTGCAGATATATTTTCTTGCCTAAAGCTCCAATAATGGATAATAATGTGCCATGGGATAGAGAATTTAACCTACTTTAGCAccatggttttgaaaataattcaaCCCATGATATGTATCAGTTTGGTTGACCAAAACAAAAAGCTTCTTGCAGGGGGGAAAGCAagaaaaaaatctcaaactaGTGCTTCAACTCTCGAGCAAAATTGTCATAAAATTTTAAGTCACATTAATGAGACTTAACATGGAAACCCGAACACAGAATAGCATAATTTGAGCATTAAGATAGTTAAAACAGATCTAAGACCATACCGATCAACCCCAAAGGCTCCATATTTCCCTTCTATATATTCATTTATTCTTTGCTCACTCATTTTCGTAGGCCTTACAAACCTGCAtggataagaagaaggaaaattaTTATCAGCAATTTAATGTTACCCATGTAGCAACAGATCTGGCTTCTCAGCAGATTATTCAATATTCGTTTCCCAATTTGCTAATCAAGAAAGTGATTGCAAAAATATACCTATCATTGCTATTTTATTTAGGTAACTTTATTTTCTATTTGAACACAATAAAGTTTCATTTCTTAAGAAGACAAAAATTTACGAAAACAAAATAACGTAACTAAAGGACTTCCAGCTCCCTTTTTTATAGGTTTTTAATTCTACCAAGTACCAAGTATCATAATTATTGTTCAAATCTAAAATAAACCCCTATAACccatgaaaatttgaaaattctaataaaacatgatataattttttttggtttgTGATGACACACGAAAAGCATGTCAAACTTGAACTGGATCACGTAAAATACTCAACCAGGGAATCCATGCTTTTTTGGTGATAAGAGAACTCCTCTTGGTAAGTTTTACTCAGCGTAAGATTATGACCACCCTTAGGTATGGTTTTAACTTCAAAGAATGTAAATGAGCATATTCCCCAGTCTTCCCTACAAAAATGCCCAACCAGGGACTCAATGAACATATTCTGCAATCTGCATTAGTTCCAATCCACACATCATTTACATGCCAAAAAGGTTCCTAAAAGTTCAACAACCAGTTGGGCACGAAAACATTCATCCCCTGAAGCTAAAAATGTTCATGCAGTTTATGTACATAGAAAAGGTAAAATGACATGGTTCTCCGAAGTGTTAAGAAGTAAAATTCAACAAGCTCATCCTTATCTCGAGAACAAGCTTAAACCAACAAAATATGTGCAATATATTTAATTCGTACATGAGAAAAGTCCTCACCTGTGAAACACATCCAACACATCCATATTTTTCACATCAAACAACATAACCGGAAACTCCAAAATCTCAACTTTTCCCTCTAAATCCAGCACTAAGAAATAATCAAACTCTTGAGCCCGGAATTTCTTCAAGTCCGGAACACTTCCTACTGAGAAACTATGGTTGAACCTTTGTACGTGTAAAGGATCTTCCATCTATGCCCATAacaaagaaataaaagattaaCCACTACAATAATTTTCAATATCATATCGCGTTTACAAATCACCTGGTGGCAAATTTACAATGAGTAAATAAATAACTACATAAGTGATCACCAATTACCTTAGTGCAAATTCCTTGAGAGTT is a window encoding:
- the LOC142527914 gene encoding putative exonuclease domain-containing protein At3g15140, which produces MATWKTPPSLRRTLFVPPSLSLPPLLLGKNQSNRNTIHCSSSATEESTIFSPIWSEIRKPDRDSSWKPMCLYNSQGICTKMEDPLHVQRFNHSFSVGSVPDLKKFRAQEFDYFLVLDLEGKVEILEFPVMLFDVKNMDVLDVFHRFVRPTKMSEQRINEYIEGKYGAFGVDRVWHDTAVKFEEVIEQFEAWLDKHKLCGNERGGCLEKGAFVICGNWDLKTSIPRQCAVSNMKLPPYFMEWINLKDVYLNFYNTRAPGMLSMMRGLQIPPLGSHHLGIDDARNIARVLRHMLTDGAILKITARKSPDAPDNVKFLFQNRVR